The genome window ggtgtttcatttaacttttgtacacctgtggtgttcccgttcaaaaatgaccggtcattagcAATGAATGGGTGAGCCACAATTAGTGtttaaaattgagctcaggcacatgcccattcatcagatggacacacttcatcTCCCAGACcgccacatgcatgtgtgtttgagcacacacacacacacacctcactccccaggctcttgatcatatctttgaggaggagagagtccttgttaaactttgacacaaagtagtctgtgataaatagcacagtatgtttcatctgagtatttgtaatagtcaaaataatccatacattatgcttttttttttactcaagtaaaaagttgtatgagctcaggtcaatggggcctacaggccataaatagaaaatagaatttcaaaacttgtaatgttcacaagaacttgaagttgataaaaagatctaacacaacattaggtgataatttATGTATTATTATCTATTTATAATGAGCTATAATGGGGCGgccattttggaccgggaacacagaattaatgaacatgaaacgaacacaacggGAGGGTTAAATGACAGGTGgtcatgcaacaaaataggaaaaaatacCAAAGGGGgaagaatacttttgcaaggcactctaACTCTATGCCTAttcgatgcatagtcacttcactcctacctacatgtagaaattacctcaactaacctgtacccctgcacactgactcggtaccggtaccccctgtatgtagcctcgttattgttatgttaatgtgttactttttatgattttttttactgtagtttatttggtaaatatttccttaactctttttgaactgcgttgttggttaagggcttgtaagtcagcatttcacggtaaggtctacacttgttgtattcggcgcatgtgacaaataaagtaaaacatttttattttgatttgcactctgatgatagagctaattGTTTTGCATCTATTCATCAAAAATGTTTACTTCTCACTATGCTCTTCTGGAGGCGACGATATTCCAACCATTTATTAAACAATCCCTTGAAAACCGCACACAATTGTCGGGGGGTCTCCTTGCCTCCCAGCAGGCAAATCGAATGCTCTGCACCTTATTGTGTCTTTTTAACAACGGAAGGAAAGTAAATTAGTGCATTTTCCATACGGAAGAAAAGCATTTGTAATTCCTTCAATAACCAATATTGCTAGCATGCTCATCATTTATACAATAATTTACACTCAACATGTGCTCTAATGCTGCAGCTCTTGGATCAGTTGGAGCCTGGTGGGATACTGGAGTTGCCTGTTGGTCTGAAAGCCTTCATGGGGCTGATCTATGTTCCCTTGACTGACAAGCAGCACCATTGGCCAGTTATGTATACACTACATAAAGGGTATGTATACACTATATAAAGGGTATGTATATACTCTATAAATGGTATGTATTCACTATATAAAGGGTATGTATTCACTATATAAAGGCTATGTATATACTACATAAAGGCTATGTATACACTATATAAAGGATATGTATACACTATATAAAGGATATGTATACACTATATAAAGGATATGTATACACTACATAAAGGATATGTATACACTATATAAAGGGTATGTATATACTCTATAAATGCTATGTATTCACTATATAAAGGGTATGTATATACTACATAAAGGGTATGTATACACTATATAAAGGGTATGTATATACTCTATAAATGTTATGTATTCACTATATATAGGGTATGTATATACTACATAAAGGCTATGTATACACTATATAAAGAGTATGTATACACTATATAAAGGGTATGTATACACTAGCTACATAAattgtatatatagtatacaaTATAAAGCAGATAAATGGCATGTCATGAAAATCTTAAACCTTATAATTGTTGTCAGTTTTGTCACCGCCTGCCGTCATGACCTTGCCTTAATTCATCATCCCACATCTAGAGTTGATCTCTTGAGAGATGCTGTTCTGTGTTTTTCTTTCCAGGGTGAGCTCTGACTGCTGTGTGGTGTGATTGCCCTTGCAGGAGGTGGTGCTGGTGCTGCAGCTATTGAGTTTTttagatctctgtctgtctgctgcctagCAACACTTCCCATTTGCTTATTGACTAAAACTGGGCAGCAGATGAACATTATCCCAGAGGGTTGAAGAGAGTTGCCAAGGGCTTTTGGATTAATGACTCTGTCTGTGATTGCTAAAATCGTTAATTTAAGTACTCCCGTTTTGTACATGCATTCAAACCACTGTTTGTTCCTCACAGATGTCTAGCTGAAAGGTCGGCTTATTCATGTATTTCATTTTACAAAAATTAAAGGGATATGACAACCCTCACACAAATTGAGTGATCGTACTTCACCAACCATCAGGAAGATGTCTTGATAAATTGAAGATTCATTTTTTTCTAATGTCTGATGTGAATGCAAGTAAACATAGTCTAACCTATAAATGATTACAATTAGTCTGTATCGGCAACAGAAAAACAACCCTTTTTAAATAACGATGAGAATAGATGCAGTTTAGTCtttatttttgaaaaaaaaaaatactgaaatGATTATACAGTAATGTCATAATTTATTAATACAAATATTGTAATGAAAATGCTTGTTTGTGTGTAAATGTATGGGaaataatgttgttttatttGAGAGAGATGGGATTGTTTGGCCTTGGCCTTTTTTTTATACACTTTGCCTCTATCAATTTAACCATTGCttgtataagagatcataaaTGCTATTTATTTAGGTCTATGATTTTATTACGTTGTATGTGTGAAGCATTAGGTGTGAAGCAATATTCCGTGTCAGGAGGATGCGGATATTTGATAAGGCTTTGAAAcggactactaacacacaggggCGTCATCGACGAGTGCCCGCAGTCATTTGGAAGGGAGACCCATACTTTCATGGTTGCTTCCGGGAGATACATGTGAGTAGTTTGGACACATTTTACAGATTATTTTATTTACCTTTAACCGACAAACAGTGGTTTTACAGAACTCCCTAGAGAAAACGATACTCTTTCTTAAATTTGATGGTACGTTATGTCAAGAACATTTTCTATGTTCTCCAAATCTTGAACAAACACGAAATAACGCTTAATAACAGAACACTATCACGTGCTAGACTTTGCAGTGCGCATTTGATAAACGTCACAAATTATAGCgatttaatttgtaaagtgacaaaAGAACATACGCTTTACAACTCAGTAAATGAGTTGTCATCTGGCCCACGTTTGCATCAACACCATTTTACAGTAATGTCGCATACAATGGAGTCGACAGAAATGACGAGGGTGTCCGCTGTAAATACCTCAAACACTTCAGTCAATTCTACCACAGACGAGGTGAAAGAAACTTGTAAACGTAAGAGCGAAGAGAAGGAAGACCCAGAGAAAAGTAGTCGTGGAAAGAGACGACGAGGGGGTGGGAAGAAACAACTCCGTACAGGAGAGAGATACATTCCTCCCCCTCAAAAACGCAACCCCGGGGTAAGCTTCAGCAAAGAGCATTTTGATGAAACAACATACTATTTTGAAGGAGGTCTACGCAAAGTGCGCCCGTACTATTTCGACTTCAAAACGTACTGCAAGGGACGCTGGATTGGGAAAAGTCTTCTGGAGGTTTTCAGCAGTGAATTCCGAGCTGAGCCGTTGGAGTACTACGTTATGGCTTCCAAACTAGGACGCATCCGACTCAATGAAACACCAATGGATGACCTCTCTGTAACACTCAGGGTGAGTTCAATCTTTGTCTCGTCCCTGACTCTATGATTATGTTGGCTTGAATTAGATGCATACAACAGTCTAATATTGTccctacatttatttattttttaatctgtGCATAATAAATATTGTCAGACTTGTCTTTTCCCCCCTCAGAACAATGACTTCCTAAGGAATACAGTGCATCGCCATGAGCCGCCTGTAGTCGGACGGCCACTGGAGATTTTGGAAGATAATGGGGAGGTTTTGGTAGTTGACAAGCCAGCCTCGATGCCAGTCCATCCTTGCGGGCGCTTCCGTCACAACACGGTCATTTTCATCCTGGGAAAGGAACGGGGCATATGTGGCCTTCACACTGTGCACCGGCTGGATCGCCTAACATCTGGGGTGCTGCTCTTCGCCCGGACTTTGGAAGTGTCCCAGAAACTGGATGTGTTGGTGCGAGACAGACAGGTAAGACATCCTCTAGTCCAGTGTGCACCAATCAATCGAAAAGGGACATTGTGTTTACtaataatatatacatttttttcttcacttatcctAGAAATCAGTTTAGATTAAATAGGGCCTCAAGTATAATCTCTCTGAGAGGGAACATACAAAGTATATTTTATCAGTCACTTATATCAAACTTTAACAGTCTGTCATCTtttacagctggagaaggagtacATCTGTCGAGTGGAAGGGGAGTTTCCAGAGGGTGAGATCATCTGTGAGGAGCCCATCCTGGTGGTCTCCTTCAAGGTGGGACTGTGCAGAGTGCATCCTAAAGGCAAGGATTGCCGCACAGTCTTCCAAAGGCTCAGCTGGAACGGCCACTCCAGTGTAGTGCGTTGCCTCCCTCTCACTGGCCGCACTCACCAGATTCGCGTCCACCTCCAGTTCCTGGGCTACCCCATCCTCAACGACCCTGTCTATGGCTCCTCTGCTTGGGGTCCCCAAAGGGCAAAGGGAGGCCTGATGGGCATGAGCGACGATGAGCTTCTCAAAGCGATTCTGGAGGAACATCGCTTGAAGGAGAGTTTTCATCTCCTAGACATTCCAGATGAGGGAATGGTACAGGTGAGCAATGTGCGGACCGACGTAGATGGCGAAGATGCTCAGACACCTCAGCCAGAGCTGTTGCCACGTGTTTGCAATTCTGTTTCAAGTGACTGTACACTGAGTGACGTAGAACAGAGTGCAAATCAGGTCCACAGCAGTCCAGCCTTACCTGGTGCAGTACCTGGACCAACTGATGAAAATGGGGATCAAACAGAGTCCACAGAATCTTCTCACTTAGCTGCTACAAACACGAAAGACCCTCTGTGTAGTGAGTGTAAGATTCTCCGTCCGGACCCCACTGAGAAGGAGCTCATCATGTACCTCCATGCGTTGCGCTATAAAGGACCAGACTTTGAATATTCAACTCGCCTACCTGACTGGGCCAAGGATGACTGGATTGAAGACTAAGGCACTATAGTGATGTTGTACAATAGAAGTGCAGGCAGTGTACTATGTGATGTGCCCAATAGGATGCAAAATATCACTATTGTTGTTTTGTTGAAGTGTCTTTGGACACTTGGTGAACCAAGCTCGGTTGTTAGTTCTATAGCTCACGGTTCTGTAAATCATGAATAATTCTGTTTTTAAATTATATAATTCATTTCCCTATGACTCACGTTAAGGGATATATTACATTGGACCATATATTTTCAATTGGACTCTAAGCCAGGAAGATGCTTATCTAGGATTTATTTTCAACAGCCCTTCTAATTGAAAACCAAATAAGCATTTTCATAAAGTTGACAATGAAATTGTATTTTCATGACATTGAATAAAACAACCCATTCTGCAGGAAAAAtacacttttatttttttactttccaCCATGTGAAAATGAGTACAAGTACCGTGTTATCTCAGGTTTAATAGTCATTGCAACCTTTCCGTTTTCTCTGCTCCTCAAAAGCCTAAAGTTAAGTTCTATCATTCCTTTCTCTAAGGCAGGTTATTTCAAAAGCTCATCCAAGACTTATGATCATTGAATCAGTTGTCAAAAGGAAACCCTTTCGGATGAAACAACTTCAAAATAACCCTGCTTGTAGGCACATTTTACAATTGTTGTCAATTCTTCGCATTAATTTTTGCAGTCATTTCATCAAAACATAATTAAACCCTTAATACATACATTATTCTGGGTTGTATTTTGAACCAAAAATACAACTCTGAAACCATATTGCCACTAATGTAAAGGATAATCCCTTTTCACataaaacacatttacattttcttcATGGAAAAACGACTGTTGCAAAGATTTGGCACATGCTGCACATTGTACACCATGATCCATATACTGCATGTGTTCTGTCAAggcaaacatatatatatatatattaatctgATGTTCCAGCAGGTGGTGAAATGTAGTGAAGGCTGCTCTGCGGATGTAGAACTACAATTGTTGATTACCCAGTCAAGCCTTAGTAGAGATCGTATTACTCTACATAGAACGCTGATTCTACATTTCTTTGAACCGTGCTGTGAAGCTGGTCATCTACAAGTCATGTTTAATGATGGAAGGAGCCACCAAGCTGGTAAAATCACCTTTGTCAGATTCAGGCCTGCCAATACATCAGTTGGTTTCATGTACAAGACCTTCGTTCTTTCATTATCAAAGGATAAGGCTCACTATATACATCTGCAGTGCATCTGCAGCTCCCTACTGTGTGTATAACAGTGCTGTTCAGGTCCCCTAAATAATTCATACACACAGAATTGTCTTAAGTCACCAAATTAATGTTACATTTCTTGGCATTGACTTTGTACAACAGCAATGAGTGTTGTACATTCTAACAGTGAAGTGGTTTACAAAATGTATTTGACAGTACACACAATTTCTGATCTACTTGTAGTGATGTAACTTCCATCACCATGTTATGATAAAATGTCTTGTTTTGATGGTGGGTGCGTGGAATACATAGCCAAGCGCATTGTGTTCAAACAAAAGAGCCCCTTCCCTcacatctaaaatgtattttgaaatgATTCTAAAGTGTTCAAATGACATTATTGTCTAAGAATCTATCCAGACGATGGATATAGATCAGGGTAGTACAGTGGATTAACAAAAAGTCCAGTGAATATCCAAGTTCCAGTGTCTGTCCAGCTGTGAATTTTCCAAAATGTGTaaatccattacaaaggatcttaTTCACAACGTAACATTCTGCAGTTTCTGACTGAGCTAATCAAGCTGACAGATAATGAACTGAACACTTCTCCATGCTTAGATTAGACATAATCTTTTGAAATCCAATTCAGCTTGTATCTTCCCTCTGCCCATCTCGTTTGATCCATACATCAGGCAAATCTGGTTTACTGTTTGGCAACATCACTGGTCCTTCACTCTGACTCGTACGGCCCCTCCCACACCCCGGAGAGGCTGTCTCATACGTGGTCTCTCTCAGGGAGAGACGTAGGGTATCTCTCTTTCCGTTAAGGTGCCCTGGTTGTGGTTCCAGTTCTCCCTCTGCTTCAATAGAAGTCTGTTGGTTTGAGGGTCCAGGTTCAATGTCACTCAAGCAAGTCTCATTGGAATCCTCTAGCCCGTCAAATGAACTCTGAGATGACAGTAGGCGTTTGTGAGGGTGACGCTTAAAGGTACTATTAGGGGCCTCGTCCTTTGAGAGGGATGGCTGGTAAATTGTTTCTATTGTTTGACTAATGATGGTGTCCTCCATGCTTGAGGAAGAGGACAGCGATACGTTCCAGTGCTTGATGCCAGCAGACTGTCCTCTGCACGTCTTGCACAAGAGCCTTTCCTTAGCCAGGTCACCTGGAGGAGCTACTACAGGCCTTAGGGTGTTTTCTTTGTATGGGGAAGAGGTCTGCAAAGCTGGGGGTGGGTGACAGCCTTTGTGGTGCCTCCCACAGAGCTCTTCGCTATCTGCCTCAATGTTGCTCCTCTCCACATCCCTCCTGGGACTCAGCCCACCGAACTGGATGTCATCCGAGAGAACTGAGGGTCTGTTGGATAGCTTACTAGTACATGTGCTGTTCTCAAAGCTGTCACTCAGCTGACAGGCCAATGGCTGAAGTTCATACTGCTCAGGCTCCCTTCCGCCCCCTACCTGTCGCTGTCTTTGACGCTGATGGTTTGGGTAAAGGTAATTACCCTCGTCTTTATTGAAATTCCTTCGAACTCTTGATCTTCCAAAAGCCCCATTGGCTGCGCAGGTCGAGGACCTAGGTTCTGCTGCTGAGCAGGAGGGCAGACTTTCAGTCCCCGGTTCAGATGAACATGGCAACATTATTTTCCCACAGTTCTTTTGAGGACCGAAAAAGCAGCATAGGGATTGGAAAAAGAAAGTGGCAAATCCACATGCTACACATTTCACCAGAAATAAGAAAATCCCCAGCTTTCTGAACAACAAGGCAGTAGTAGGGAGCATGGCGATGCCCACACAACAGAAGGCCCCGGATCCTATTGCTACAGGACAGCTCATTCTTTTAAGAGAATGTGCAACTCTTCCAATTCTATCAGAGTGTGGAGCTGAATTATATGATATGCAGTAGTTGGCTAAAAAGTCGACAGACAGCCCAGCAGCAGCTGATATGAACAGTGCCTCCACACCACTAAGCTGCCATTCTAGAAGGACCAGGAGGCCGATGGTGACAAAAACACTTCCTCCAACAGCAGCAGTGCCATAAATACTCAGTGGAATATTCCATGTGGTCAGAAGAAGCAAGACAAACGCTAGGGCTACAGAGAACCCAGTGACCACAAGGGTTTCTGAGCTTAGACATTGTTGCAAGTCAAATAGTGTCAACTGGCTCACGAACCATCCTTCCTTTAGTCCCAGTGGTGCGCCAGACATTTCACCATTAAACCATGACACAATATCATTATAGAAAAGGGTGGTGTGACTAAAGTTGTAGCTATAGCGGTGCGTAGTTCTAAATACCATTACCAGGGCTGCTATTCGACCATCTGCCTCAAAATGTAGGCCTCCAACCTCGGACACATAGCCCTCTGCATGCCGCTCGGCCACCATCATGCTCAGGCATTGTTCAAAAACACCCGGTGGGTAAGGAAAGGGAATATCGTTGCAGCAAAAATGGAAGGCATCCTCACTCTCTGAGCATCGTCGAATAGACACCCAGTGTATGAGTTGCTCGACAATACAGACGTTGTCTGTTGAGCCTTCGttttcagatgatgatgatgatggtaaatAAAAACTTTGGTTTTGAACTCTTCCACACAAGTCTCTCAACCACACCTGAGCCTCTGGGCTACTCATGTTAAACTCTGGATCCATAACTAAAGATCCATTGCTTTTTGGATCAAAGTGATTGCCGTTATCGGTTGGGATGACTCCCCAAACAAGAGTCAATGTAATGAGCTTGTCCTCCCCATTCACCAGCCGTTCAAACATGAATTGGTAGCGATATTCAGCGTCATATCTTTCAAAGGGATGGCTAGAGCGGAATAACTGAGTTGCCCTGTTGTCTAAAGTGGGTAGTCTCATACCAGGGTCTACAACTGAGATGTATGTTCCTCCTGCGGCCAACACTGCGAACCAGCAGATCCAAATGTATCTGAACTTGACCACTCCACATGGGAGGATTTTCAGGAAAAGTAAATTGGAGGTGTCGGACAGTCCCCGCTTTAACCCTCGTAGCTTCTGACCTAAGGTGAAGAGGCACCGCTTTCGCGAGCTTGTGTCCCAGAACCCGCCAATATTTTTCGTGCAGCAAGGCTTCCATGCCTGTGCATTAACAGAGGCTGAGGCAGGCACAGTGTAGCGCTCGCGTAATATGAGCGAGCTGGGCAGCCACGCAAGAGCGGAAAAAGTACAGATTAAGGAAGCCGTTCCCAGGTACACAGCAAAGCATCTGACTGCCGTGATGCTGCTCAGGAACCCCGAGAAGAACGTGGCACTAGAAGTCAGGCCTGATGCCAATATCAAATATCCGACCTCTTGGAGAACTCGATTGActcttatctctagagaaacgggTGGATTCTGGGATAGTTGTAGGTTCCAGAAATCAATGAAAGTGAAGGCGTGGTTAGAGCAACTACCAAACAGGATGAAAGCTGAAGCTAAGTTGAGGAAAGGGAAGAATGTCAGCTGAAAAACCACTTTGTAGAAGAAATAGGAAGTCAAGAGAGAACCCACAATTGCAACTAAAGACAGAGCTGATAGGAAAAGAGACTGCAAATAAAGGGCTATGGTGAGGAACAGTGAAACTACAGCCAGAACAGGGTAGATGGAGTCCCTAGCCAGGTAATACTTGAAAAGCTTTTGCTTGATGCCTAGGTCCATTCCTGTAATAGTAGTGTTCTTGTATGTAAGCTCACGACCTTCAAGGCTGTTCATGTATATTTCCATCAAGTGATCTCCTTTTTCCACCGGTAGAAACAGGAGGCTATATTTCAGTGAGGGGACCTGATATTCTATTGTCTGTGGCCCTAGGAAGTCCTTATCAACCAGGTAATGCAATATCTGGAAAACGGCACGAGATTGTTTGCACCGAGTCGGCACAGATGCACAGTTGCCTTGCGAGCCCCTCTCTGCACAATATGCCACCAGACTTCCATCGTGGTAGTATGGGGCGCAATAGCGTAGTAGGCTCAGACTCTCTGACACTTGCACAGAGGTCAGGCTGAGACAGGATGAGGCATTGCTGAGAAGTGCCAGGTAGTTTCCCAGTGACCAACTTGGACAGCATCCGCCCCTGATTGTGGCACCGTCCACTTCCAATCGGATATGTTGCTTGCAGAGATCTTGGAAGTGGGGTTGTGAACGAATCTGAAACATGGAGAAGAGAAGTTTGGCATTTACACACTTGTGTTGACTTATTCTCCCTCTACCTATGGCAAAATCAATGTAATTGATGTTCCATATATCTTTTTATTACAAGAGTAAATTGAAAGGGACAGATTTTATAGCAAATTTCCACATAACTTATTTTCATCTACGAGCTAATGGGGATcaataaaacctttttttgttcTCTTTCAAATAAATATAAACGTTTTAAGATGTGTGCTATCAGTGCCTGCCAAGTTCTGTAGCCCAGAAAGGTATTTTATTTGTTTGAGTTGGCTCCCCGATTTTGTGGTCTGATTAGTAATGGTGGATATATGGCAGATGGTCTGGTGATTTGTAAGATGCATGAAGACCTACCCTGGCCTGCTCCATCTCGCACATGGAGTAGATTGCCTTCAGGCTCCAAAGACTGGCAGAGTTTCCAGAGCGGAAGACAAGCTGGGCGTAGCGTTCTCCTGTGATGTCACAGATGGAGTAAAGAACATGGCATCCCTCAACAAAGACTGTCCTCAGTCTCCACTTACAAAAATGTATCTAGAGGGATTGCTTATGTTTTGCTCATAACTGAAAGTGAACACTGGAATGATGAACTAGCTCGTCGATACCTAGATCTTTAATTGATACATTATGGGTATGTTTCCTGCTAAAGTTTTAGGAACATTTCTCTAGTAGCAGAGAGACATGTTAGTAGCCTACCTGGAGCGTCACAGAGGAATGTGTCTTGGGCCGAATCCCTGTCTAGCATTCTTTTAGACCGTTGCCTGGACGACTGTTCCTGGCTCCCACCGGCATCCCCTCCGCTACCGTCTCCATAGCTTAATAAAATAAACATGAACACAACACAATTATACATGAGACATCTATACAATTCATATCAATCACACAGGCAATAGCTAAATCAGCACCCCAAGCAACAATGGACATATGGACTCCCTATACAATAATCCAGCATTTATTAATCGTAGCTATACTATATCATGTGCAAGTGTAACCCTGTTCCATCTCTATCGTGCCTCTGAACTGAAAGATGCCAA of Salmo salar chromosome ssa01, Ssal_v3.1, whole genome shotgun sequence contains these proteins:
- the rpusd2 gene encoding RNA pseudouridylate synthase domain-containing protein 2 isoform X1; this encodes MVRYVKNIFYVLQILNKHEITLNNRTLSRARLCSAHLINVTNYSDLICKVTKEHTLYNSVNELSSGPRLHQHHFTVMSHTMESTEMTRVSAVNTSNTSVNSTTDEVKETCKRKSEEKEDPEKSSRGKRRRGGGKKQLRTGERYIPPPQKRNPGVSFSKEHFDETTYYFEGGLRKVRPYYFDFKTYCKGRWIGKSLLEVFSSEFRAEPLEYYVMASKLGRIRLNETPMDDLSVTLRNNDFLRNTVHRHEPPVVGRPLEILEDNGEVLVVDKPASMPVHPCGRFRHNTVIFILGKERGICGLHTVHRLDRLTSGVLLFARTLEVSQKLDVLVRDRQLEKEYICRVEGEFPEGEIICEEPILVVSFKVGLCRVHPKGKDCRTVFQRLSWNGHSSVVRCLPLTGRTHQIRVHLQFLGYPILNDPVYGSSAWGPQRAKGGLMGMSDDELLKAILEEHRLKESFHLLDIPDEGMVQVSNVRTDVDGEDAQTPQPELLPRVCNSVSSDCTLSDVEQSANQVHSSPALPGAVPGPTDENGDQTESTESSHLAATNTKDPLCSECKILRPDPTEKELIMYLHALRYKGPDFEYSTRLPDWAKDDWIED
- the rpusd2 gene encoding RNA pseudouridylate synthase domain-containing protein 2 isoform X2 encodes the protein MASKLGRIRLNETPMDDLSVTLRNNDFLRNTVHRHEPPVVGRPLEILEDNGEVLVVDKPASMPVHPCGRFRHNTVIFILGKERGICGLHTVHRLDRLTSGVLLFARTLEVSQKLDVLVRDRQLEKEYICRVEGEFPEGEIICEEPILVVSFKVGLCRVHPKGKDCRTVFQRLSWNGHSSVVRCLPLTGRTHQIRVHLQFLGYPILNDPVYGSSAWGPQRAKGGLMGMSDDELLKAILEEHRLKESFHLLDIPDEGMVQVSNVRTDVDGEDAQTPQPELLPRVCNSVSSDCTLSDVEQSANQVHSSPALPGAVPGPTDENGDQTESTESSHLAATNTKDPLCSECKILRPDPTEKELIMYLHALRYKGPDFEYSTRLPDWAKDDWIED
- the LOC106608646 gene encoding protein dispatched homolog 2 encodes the protein MDTCSITDERADAIVMDSPRTERPARETFQSEIPEVSLCPPDSVCPEAQATRIQTEGDQSDSCSLPRPSSSTSSQLYHQVSQGCTYHSQQHRQCHCCGHHKPIKSKACLESHPITVGPPHTDCSTSAVKTGRSCSPSHVPSCHNAVRCHWLHGSHDGGGLHKSKQHHVVTVRDDGLYWIPRNYSQVVVKYPLAVLVGCAVVLLGCSLAGLLIGPLPDFSDPLMGFEPRGTYIGVRQSALAKLQQNTGPGNTLSLIPQHLKDKTAGSYGDGSGGDAGGSQEQSSRQRSKRMLDRDSAQDTFLCDAPGERYAQLVFRSGNSASLWSLKAIYSMCEMEQARIRSQPHFQDLCKQHIRLEVDGATIRGGCCPSWSLGNYLALLSNASSCLSLTSVQVSESLSLLRYCAPYYHDGSLVAYCAERGSQGNCASVPTRCKQSRAVFQILHYLVDKDFLGPQTIEYQVPSLKYSLLFLPVEKGDHLMEIYMNSLEGRELTYKNTTITGMDLGIKQKLFKYYLARDSIYPVLAVVSLFLTIALYLQSLFLSALSLVAIVGSLLTSYFFYKVVFQLTFFPFLNLASAFILFGSCSNHAFTFIDFWNLQLSQNPPVSLEIRVNRVLQEVGYLILASGLTSSATFFSGFLSSITAVRCFAVYLGTASLICTFSALAWLPSSLILRERYTVPASASVNAQAWKPCCTKNIGGFWDTSSRKRCLFTLGQKLRGLKRGLSDTSNLLFLKILPCGVVKFRYIWICWFAVLAAGGTYISVVDPGMRLPTLDNRATQLFRSSHPFERYDAEYRYQFMFERLVNGEDKLITLTLVWGVIPTDNGNHFDPKSNGSLVMDPEFNMSSPEAQVWLRDLCGRVQNQSFYLPSSSSSENEGSTDNVCIVEQLIHWVSIRRCSESEDAFHFCCNDIPFPYPPGVFEQCLSMMVAERHAEGYVSEVGGLHFEADGRIAALVMVFRTTHRYSYNFSHTTLFYNDIVSWFNGEMSGAPLGLKEGWFVSQLTLFDLQQCLSSETLVVTGFSVALAFVLLLLTTWNIPLSIYGTAAVGGSVFVTIGLLVLLEWQLSGVEALFISAAAGLSVDFLANYCISYNSAPHSDRIGRVAHSLKRMSCPVAIGSGAFCCVGIAMLPTTALLFRKLGIFLFLVKCVACGFATFFFQSLCCFFGPQKNCGKIMLPCSSEPGTESLPSCSAAEPRSSTCAANGAFGRSRVRRNFNKDEGNYLYPNHQRQRQRQVGGGREPEQYELQPLACQLSDSFENSTCTSKLSNRPSVLSDDIQFGGLSPRRDVERSNIEADSEELCGRHHKGCHPPPALQTSSPYKENTLRPVVAPPGDLAKERLLCKTCRGQSAGIKHWNVSLSSSSSMEDTIISQTIETIYQPSLSKDEAPNSTFKRHPHKRLLSSQSSFDGLEDSNETCLSDIEPGPSNQQTSIEAEGELEPQPGHLNGKRDTLRLSLRETTYETASPGCGRGRTSQSEGPVMLPNSKPDLPDVWIKRDGQREDTS